The Ictalurus punctatus breed USDA103 chromosome 9, Coco_2.0, whole genome shotgun sequence genome contains a region encoding:
- the slc25a21 gene encoding mitochondrial 2-oxodicarboxylate carrier isoform X3, with protein sequence MWGKETRGLVEICLMHPLDVVKTRFQIQRGVSDPNSYKGLEDCFRTIFHKEGVHGFYKGILPPILAETPKRAVKFFTFEQYKNLLSYTTLSQGLALSLAGLGSGLTEALVVNPFEVVKVSLQADRNSFKVQPSTFTQARMIINSDGFGLRGLNKGLTSTLGRHGVFNMIYFGFYFNVKNTLPASQDPRLEFMRKFTIGLLSGTISSCVNIPFDVAKSRIQGPQPVPGEIKYRSCFQTMTLVYREEGYLALYKGLIPKIMRLGPGGAVMLLVYEYVSSWLQRNW encoded by the exons GTTCCAGATTCAGCGTGGAGTGAGTGACCCAAACAGCTATAAAGGCCTGGAGGACTGTTTCAGAACCATATTTCACAAAGAGGG AGTGCATGGTTTTTACAAGGGAATCCTGCCACCAATTCTAGCTGAGACGCCCAAGAGAGCTGTTAAG TTTTTCACCTTTGAGCAATACAAGAACCTGTTAAGTTACACTACCTTATCTCAAGGCCTG GCTCTCTCCCTAGCTGGGCTTGGATCAGGTTTAACAGAAGCGCTGGTGGTTAATCCATTTGAGGTAGTGAAAGTGAGCCTTCAGGCCGACAGAAATTCCTTCAAAGTG CAGCCATCCACATTCACCCAGGCTCGAATGATTATTAATTCAGATGGCTTTGGTCTGCGTGGGCTAAATAAGGGCCTGACCTCCACTCTGGGACGCCATGGCGTCTTCAACATGATCTACTTTGGCTTCTACTTCAATGTTAAAAACACCCTTCCTGCCAGCCAG GATCCTCGTCTGGAGTTTATGAGAAAGTTTACTATAGGTTTGCTGTCAGGAACCATCTCATCATGTGTGAACATCCCCTTTGACGTGGCGAAGAGCCGTATCCAGGGTCCCCAGCCAGTCCCAGGGGAGATAAAGTACAGGAGCTGTTTCCAGACCATGACTCTGGTGTACCGTGAAGAAGG atatCTTGCATTATACAAAGGACTAATTCCCAAGATCATGAGACTTGGACCAG GAGGTGCTGTCATGCTGCTAGTCTATGAATATGTCTCCAGCTGGCTACAAAGAAACTGGTGA
- the slc25a21 gene encoding mitochondrial 2-oxodicarboxylate carrier isoform X4: protein MNGASANGLVEICLMHPLDVVKTRFQIQRGVSDPNSYKGLEDCFRTIFHKEGVHGFYKGILPPILAETPKRAVKFFTFEQYKNLLSYTTLSQGLALSLAGLGSGLTEALVVNPFEVVKVSLQADRNSFKVQPSTFTQARMIINSDGFGLRGLNKGLTSTLGRHGVFNMIYFGFYFNVKNTLPASQDPRLEFMRKFTIGLLSGTISSCVNIPFDVAKSRIQGPQPVPGEIKYRSCFQTMTLVYREEGYLALYKGLIPKIMRLGPGGAVMLLVYEYVSSWLQRNW from the exons GTTCCAGATTCAGCGTGGAGTGAGTGACCCAAACAGCTATAAAGGCCTGGAGGACTGTTTCAGAACCATATTTCACAAAGAGGG AGTGCATGGTTTTTACAAGGGAATCCTGCCACCAATTCTAGCTGAGACGCCCAAGAGAGCTGTTAAG TTTTTCACCTTTGAGCAATACAAGAACCTGTTAAGTTACACTACCTTATCTCAAGGCCTG GCTCTCTCCCTAGCTGGGCTTGGATCAGGTTTAACAGAAGCGCTGGTGGTTAATCCATTTGAGGTAGTGAAAGTGAGCCTTCAGGCCGACAGAAATTCCTTCAAAGTG CAGCCATCCACATTCACCCAGGCTCGAATGATTATTAATTCAGATGGCTTTGGTCTGCGTGGGCTAAATAAGGGCCTGACCTCCACTCTGGGACGCCATGGCGTCTTCAACATGATCTACTTTGGCTTCTACTTCAATGTTAAAAACACCCTTCCTGCCAGCCAG GATCCTCGTCTGGAGTTTATGAGAAAGTTTACTATAGGTTTGCTGTCAGGAACCATCTCATCATGTGTGAACATCCCCTTTGACGTGGCGAAGAGCCGTATCCAGGGTCCCCAGCCAGTCCCAGGGGAGATAAAGTACAGGAGCTGTTTCCAGACCATGACTCTGGTGTACCGTGAAGAAGG atatCTTGCATTATACAAAGGACTAATTCCCAAGATCATGAGACTTGGACCAG GAGGTGCTGTCATGCTGCTAGTCTATGAATATGTCTCCAGCTGGCTACAAAGAAACTGGTGA